In Piliocolobus tephrosceles isolate RC106 chromosome 18, ASM277652v3, whole genome shotgun sequence, the DNA window ggtggaaggatcacttgagcccaggagttcaagaccagcctgggcaacatagcgagacctcatctacaaacatttaaaaattagctaggctttaTGGCAGGTGctttcccagctactctggaggctgaggtgggaggattgcttgagcccaggaggctgaggctgcagtgagctatgactgcactactgcattccagcctgggtgacagagcaagaccctatcgcaaaaatataaaaaataaaatagttctgtattaaataatttttttatctcTTATTGCTTTGTGACAAAACTTCTCGATGGCTGCTTGActagaataataaaataccttaaaTGGCTACTAGTTTAAATATCTTCCAGTTAAACGTGTTCTATTAATTATGCAATTCAAAGAGTATGATATGCTAATTAAGACACATTAGAAAAAGGCTGAATCATAAGTAATATTAAACTAGTGCCTAGAGGatggattaaaaataatatggtttttacatttcttaCATACCTATAGTATTAATCATAACATACTctagagaaaacaaaagtaattatacacaaatatacacacacactcctgtaatttttttttttttgcaagtcaCTTAGATGGTGTTATAATTCAGTCACTGAAATAAGGGCCCATGGTGTGGGAGAAAAGGAGCTGGCAAACAGAGATACAGATAAATGGTTAAGTTCACAGGTTTTGTATTTCACAGGTTTAGAGCACCTGGTCTCACTTCTGGGTTGACTCTTCAAATAAGAGAACCTGTAAAACTTATACTTCTTGTGGTTTTTCTATGTGAAGAACTGTCTCCAAATGTTAGGCATTTCAGAGTAGTCTTCTATTTAGCTGAAGCAAATGACCCAGTTTCACTAGCATACGCGCAGGCCCAGCCTGAGTCATATCGCTGGAGCCCAGTCATACAGCCAGCCCCAGCTGCATGCAGCCAACAATGAGCTGCATGGCTCTGCTCAAGATATTTGAGCGCCACGTTGCATGCAACAGCAAACTTGGAGGAAATTTCACTTCATCAGTTTTCTCAGACTTAGAATCATCCAAAAACCATTTTCTCTAAATACAGTTAGTCCTCCTAGAATCATTAGAGAAGCACACCTACTCTAAACTGTTAGAGCCCTGAAACCACAATTTGAGAAATTTCTaacaagaaaagcagaaacaaagaatgggaagaaaacaGATAATACTTGTCTGTGGAATATGGAATATTGAGAAATACATGTATAATGACAAGGAGcaccaaaaaattaaatttccttttcagtttaTCTTGTGCTACTCATATATTTATAACCCCAGGTGATACTCTTCACATACAGATCAGAAACcctgcacacacctgcagtcACTCACCCTGCTCACACATAGCCCTAGCTAGCCATTCTTTCCTTCaactccattttattttacagtCTGAGGCAAAAGAGATACAAGGgttcttctgtttcttccttcacTGTTACTTTAATAATTTCCTATCCGCAACAATCACAAATTTATATAGCTGTTCCTGTATCAGGAGTTTTAGAATTATGACAGTattatttctctttgcatttttccCTTCTTAATGAAATGCAAGTAACTATTAGCAGAGATACATTGTTAATTTCACACGTTTTGTATTTCGCATGTATTTGTATTTAGCATGGTACTAACTTAATGAAATTCAAGTAACTATTAGGTTGAAGGCAAAGGCTTTGTAATTGCCAcagggaaaaattaaaacaacttctTCTCACCTGAAGACTAGAATAAGTCTAAGAATGTTAGAAATATCCATAAAACCCCTTTAGGTAACCATCTGCAACTTTAGATCCATAGGACAACCACAGTGTTACTAGAATTAAGACCAATGAATTCAATTTAGGTAAGAGCCCCTATTACCATCTTTACAATAGTTTATAATGCAGAGAAATCacttgataaattatttttacattgtttaggcTCCAGATAATCTGTCAGTTCCAAGATGGAACAtcaaatattctttctatatACCATATACAGAATGAATACATAGGATGACTTGGCAAAATGGATTGAAAATCACCTGTTTAAAAGACTAGCAAGTAGTTCTTCAATCTTATTTTTAGCTTCAACTTCggatgaacattttttaaatgaatcttcTTCACTAAACGACTATCAAAGAAGCATAAATAAGGATTAGTGCAAACTCTAAGAATTATATCTAATTATTATCAGTGTATAgtcaaataaatattcaatacatTCTTTACTAACTTACCTCTTGTCCTTAGTTTCAGCCATTTAGTTCACTTTTATATTAACTGTTTTTTATCTGCAAGCTACTGTACTCACTAGAAAGTTAATATCAAATATTACTAAATTAACAGTTAATATAAAacagttaataaaaaataattcaaagttaAGAAAACTCTAAAGCTCTAGTACCAACTCCAAGCTTTATTGTATGATTATGGCAAGACTTCTTAATCACCTAGGACTTGAATCTAAGTTTATCCTTGGACAAACTTAGACTTATATCCTTGGACTATATCCTTGCATCAGTATATGGTCctcaagttatttaacctttctaaaGTACAGTATCCTcatcttgagagagagagaatggaaggaaggaaggaaagaagaaaggtaaGAAAGAATGGACAAACAACAGTACTACCTACCTTGATGctttgttgtgaagattaaatggacTAATGTATTTCAAGCACTCAGTAAAGTGCTTGACCCATAGcaaaaaaatcagtcaatgttAACTGGGTGATTATACCTTTCCCATTTGCTAAATCACTGGACTACTCtgaaaacaagatttttaaaagattaaaatattttgcctcaTATATGCATTATAGGCTATTAAGTTGCACTGTCTTCAATCATAGTAGCTAACTTaagatatcaaaatatcaatgctTAAGATTCAATTTAAGAATACTTATTAATCCAATCTATTAATAATAAATCAGCCTTCTAATAGGAAAGAGATCACATACTAAGCAAACTAGAATAGTAAGAACAAGGTACTGTAACTAGAAATCTTTATCTCAAATAATGTGATAACCAgtacttaattaaaataaatatcatcatGTACCTGAGGTGGTCCTGAGGGTATCACAGGGGAGTTATCCTCTCCAAAACTGAGCTTCTGGATACGCTGAGCAAGTGAAATTCctaattctttttctaaaattttggaTGAAAAGGTTTGGAGATCATGCACACTATTGATACCCAGTGCTTCAAGACATTTGGCAGTTTTATAGCCAATACCTAAATAAAAAGAAGTGCATACAAAGTTAAAAATAGCTTTTCTCCTTAAAACAaagctaattaaaatattataaatatatcaatCATATCTTTAAATTCTATAATTTacacagtagtccccccttatccacaggggatacattctaagaccttcagtggatacctgaaaccaTGGACAGTATCAAACCCTATATATATACAGTACTGTTTTTTCCAttacatatatacctatgataaagtttaatttataaattaggcacagtaagaggttaacaataataataaaatagaactacAACAATATACTATATacaagttatgtgaatgtggtctctgcctctctctctcaaaatatctcagTATTTTCAAACCACAATTGACTGTAGGTAACAGAAATTGTGAAAAGTGAAACTGCAGATAAtgggggactactgtattttGCAAAGATCAAACTCCATTGCAAACTAGGTTGCTGTTCTTCCACTCAGGGCTCCTGAATTATATGCATCTCTTTGAAGTCTTCACAAAatgcagtaaaataaaatgaattcagaGACAGTCAATAAATGCTgtcttactaaaataaaaattttactacCTGTTATgtaaaattccagaaatattcAGAATCATGATTATTATTAATGTACAAAAAGGCTGCCACTAGagcaattaaaatgaattaagtgTACATATTAGGTAAACTAACTGGTTCCtatatgcaccaccacacatttATCCATAAGTCATATCTAACATTTACCATCCAGAATATAGCTATGAGccagaaagcaaacaaacaaaaaatcttgcTAGCAAAACAAAGTTCTTGCACTAAAATTCAGTCATACTTTATTCACAAGAGAAAACACTCAGGCCATTTAGTGTCtccttattcttttcatttaaaaataataattccacaGTTATCTGGTTTTCTTGCACAGGAAAGCCTAAGTTGGAGGAGACGGCTGTGTAGGGGGAATTATGAGAGTGACAGAtttttcacacaaaaataaaagaaggttgGCAATTTGGCAATAAGTGAGAAAGCAGAaagcctgtttaaaaaaaaaaaaaaaaaaagatacaagaactCAAAAGTAAAGCCAGGTAATAATGTTTTGCACCAGTATATAGTCCTCAATTTATTACAACCTGACATTGTTCTTCAGAAGGCAGAACCAAAGTCATCCACAAAATTTCAAATTATAGTTATACTATACTAAGGAAGGCAAGGCCGTGTATAATACATTTTGGAATCACACAAgttaaaaatcagttaaaatcAGTTAAAAATGTGAAGTTTGACATCTAAGTTTCAGAGGTATTAGAAATTCACTTCCACAGAACTCTTTTATAATATCTTATTCCCCAGCAATACCACAGAAATGTAGTTCGACATATCCATTATCAATGGTCTATTTGatctacaaagaaacaaactTGCACCATGACATAAATAGGTCACCAAACTCCTCATGgaaatcagtttcttcatctttaaactgaagaacttggcCTAGATGTTTTGGAAAGTCCATTGTAgccttaatattttatatataatcccAAAAGAGACTTAGTAAAAGACAAACTCCCCTCTATAGAGGCAATGTACAGTATAAGAGTATGACCCAGGGACTGGAAATAAAGACCATGTATTTCTAGGCTATAACTTTTATGACCATATTCTAACCATCCAAAgtagataaaataagaaaagtactTTCACAAATTTCTTAATCCAAATTTGCTTCAGAAAACATTAtggtttttgttagttttttccaGGAACCaagtatacacatacatgcacacactcacatacacctCTACCTAAGAATTAATTACACTGtacctataattttaaaattaaagaaatataataagaCATATATGTACTTTTCAAAGATATTTGTCTTACCAGGTATTTCCTTTATGTGATTCAAACTATGAATAAGATGTTGACAACTTTCCGGTAATAAGACTGTTTGTTGATTTGGTTTAAAGACACCAGAAACTAATTTTGCCAACAGTTTATTAGAAGCCACTCCAGCACAGCCAGTGAGCCCCAAGTGATTATACATGGCTTCCCGCATCTCTGCTGCAATCTGAGATCCAATAAGTAGTCTGATGTGCAAGATGTCATGCAGGTTTAtagctttaaaaacaacaaatgtcattcaaagtcacaagaaaaaaactttaattttctattttacaaaataatttttaaaaggtagaggGCTTAGTCTATatccaaccaccaccaccaccaccaccacctggtATGGTTgcgatgtttgtcccctccaaacctcatgttgtaATTTGATCCCtactgttggaggtggggtcaaATGAGAGGTGTTGGGATCacaggggtggatccctcatgaacagATTAATGCCCTCCCTCAGGGATGAGTAAGTTTCTCACTGTATTAGCTCCAGAGACAGCTGGTtattaaaagagcctggcacctcccccagcccttgcttcctctctcaccatgtgatctctgtacacactggctcccctttgccttccaccatgagggGAAACAgcctgagaccctcaccagatgcagaggCCTAATCTTGACTTTTCCAGTCACAAGAATCATGAACCAAAtgaacctttttttctttgtaaattactgagtctcaggtattctgataaagcaacactaaatggactaagaGATCACTGCCACCCTGTTATCCACTTGACTAATCTCTTTCATGCTTCATAGGAATACTGTAAACAAATTCAATAAGCAAATTCCAACAGCCTGTGATAGTGACTGTATACTACGAGTGCTTAATAATTAACACATTATGAAAACTGATCTCATAAAAACATTCCTACTGACATTAACAAAACTTTTACTCATATTTACCTGTAAGTAAGCATGAAAGTACTATTATACAACAAGAAAGCTAACATTATGCTTTAAAGATCTAAATCTTAACCATGCACTAACTATATATGCTGCTGAAAACAATCTCTGACCTATACATAGTTTTAGAGCTCTTTtataaaaactataagaaaattatataaaaataaatttgctttagGTGTTAAACAGTGTTGGAATTACATGAAACCATCCTAACCTCAAAGAGATTCACACTAAAAGTATTTAGAGATGAAATGTCAGGATGTCTGCCATTTGCTTCCAAATAGCTCATCAACCAACCAAGCGATCCATAGAGAGGACAagagaaagcaaatgtggcaaaataacTAGTTTATCTATAAGAAAGGACAtaatgagctgggcacagtggctcacgcctgtaatcctggcactttgtttgggaggccaaggcaagcagatcacctgatgttaggagttcaagaccagcctgaccaacatggtgaaaccccatctctactacaaattaaaaaattagccggtgtggtggcacgtgcctgtagtcccagctagttgggaggctgaggcaggagaaccgcttgaacccaggaggtggaggttgcagtgagccgagattgtaccactgcactctggcctgggcgacagagtgagactctgtctcaaaaaaaaaaaaaaaaaaaaaaaaggacataatgGGTATTTGTTGTACTATTCTGTCAACTTTCCTGTaggtttgaaaaaaattttaataaaatctgtgTGAAAGATGAAGAATTAATCAATAATTCCACATTTCCTTTATGGGATATAAAACCTAGCTCTCTATAATTTACTCTAATCAATAAAATCcaagtttgctttaaaaattatatagaaatatatctgAAATACTCTTGCTACTTAGCCCTTGTAAGTTACAAATGAGCACAAGTACAAAAGATACATGAAAAGCTCCATGTATTATAGAAACTGTAGTTTTACCACTTTTCTTCTGTGGAGAACTATTCTGTAGACTGATGTCTAGTTCTCAAAAAAAGAGGATAAGAGGAAATGCATAGGGAGGCTTAAGAGCAAAAGGGTCAGACAAGTCTTACACAACAGCAGAGTAACTTGTCTTGTATGTGGTATGATAAGGGAGTCACCAGCAGAGTCATAAGATGTCTGAAAGCCTAATTAGATATTCACTGGTGCTTACTACAgcttattttcaaatgtaaatatccCTGGAAACACTATCAGTCATTCATATCTTAACACACAAAGGAGACAAACCATTCTGCTTTCTTGCTAACTTTGACAaagattatttataaataaacagaTTAAATAGGAGCTTAGAGAAGATTCTGGCACATGGCAgataagcctggacaacattaCAAAAGTGCTAACTTGGGAAGTCAGAGAGCAACATGAGGGTCTCAGGGGAATCGAAGGGAACATGTAAAAGACACATCAAAGGCAAATCTAGCCTACCTGAAAATTCTGCTTAGAGACTGTCTTAGAATAatcaaaaattattccaaaaagcatattaaaaagcCAACTCTTGCAACTTAAGAATGACCTAAAGAGGTatggctttttgtttctttaagagatgggatcttgctctgctgcccaggctggactcaaactcctgggttcaagcaatcctctcagcTCAatctcccaaacagctgggactacaggggcgctccactgtgcccagctgggtaTAGCTTTCTAAAATGGGAACAGATGCACTGTGTCAGACGAAAACTCTGCACAGATGAATGCTCTGTGCAGATGAACAGAACAAAGGTCTGTGCAAATGAAAAGTGCACAGAGCATTGAGCTACATGTCATCAAAATCTTAATACTTATTATGGAATAGCAATACCTAATTTTAGCTGTTCTAGACAGAGTACTGACTAAGTATAACTATACCTCCAACAAAAGTCATGAATCTTTCAAAATCATACAGGAAATTCACTGAACATTAAGAAATGTATGTACTTTTAGTTAGTAGGTAGAATCAATAAGAACCCACTCACACTGATTATTGTACACATGACCCGACACAGTCACCGCAGAAAGTTTGTCACTTTGCAGCTGCTGTAGTCTCTTCTCAACCATTTCTGTTAGATCCACAAAATTTTCATCAAATCCAAGTCTCTCAACAACTGGACTAAATTCTTCCAGTAATtctaaattgaaataatattggaGCACAGATGTAAATGAAGTTATAACTAGGATAAATTTAACTATATAGtgcttaaaaatatatcaaatttattGTTAAAGGTTTTATATACATCCATAGTTCCATAATATCTTTAATAAAGCCCTCAGttaactgacttttttttctgtacCACATCTTGAGTAGAGgcaatatttt includes these proteins:
- the POLI gene encoding DNA polymerase iota isoform X3, producing the protein MQKLGVEPEEEGGGDDEGDTEAWAMELADVGAAASSQGVRDQVLPTRNSSSRVIVHVDLDCFYAQVEMISNPELKDKPLGVQQKYLVVTCNYEARKLGVKKLMNVRDAKEKCPQLVLVNGEDLTRYREMSYKVTELLEEFSPVVERLGFDENFVDLTEMVEKRLQQLQSDKLSAVTVSGHVYNNQSINLHDILHIRLLIGSQIAAEMREAMYNHLGLTGCAGVASNKLLAKLVSGVFKPNQQTVLLPESCQHLIHSLNHIKEIPGIGYKTAKCLEALGINSVHDLQTFSSKILEKELGISLAQRIQKLSFGEDNSPVIPSGPPQSFSEEDSFKKCSSEVEAKNKIEELLASLLNRVCQDGRKPHTVRLIIRRYSSEKHYGRESRQCPIPSHVIQKLGTGPQSPDFCASSLMQRRLEDKLLKLEGDY